From a single Intestinibaculum porci genomic region:
- a CDS encoding ATP-binding protein — translation MNKQEKMTEEKENLTKLCFILKRMHLSSMASELEAQLNDPNVDLLSFSERFNKIVMAEWNARQLKKFKRLVKHAELKYPGAYFDESLYDARRQLDTTTIERLNNSTDWIDQGRNLLVTGLCGSGKTYYVNALAISAMHKNKTVRYTRASLLMNEIKRIEQLNDADATYKEFIELSTVDILIIDDFGLMPLDFDTCRRLFEILDSREARKTTIVVSQVPVKGWYELFQNDTYADACLDRLIANAFRLEFNGIDMRKSS, via the coding sequence ATGAATAAACAAGAAAAAATGACTGAAGAAAAGGAAAATCTCACAAAATTATGCTTTATATTAAAAAGAATGCACTTGTCATCAATGGCTTCAGAGCTTGAAGCACAGCTGAACGATCCTAATGTGGATCTTTTATCATTTTCTGAAAGGTTTAATAAAATTGTTATGGCTGAATGGAATGCCAGACAGCTGAAAAAGTTTAAAAGATTGGTCAAACATGCTGAGCTGAAATATCCAGGAGCCTACTTTGATGAAAGCCTATATGATGCTAGAAGGCAGCTTGATACGACAACAATCGAAAGGCTTAACAACTCGACAGACTGGATTGATCAGGGTAGAAACCTTCTGGTAACAGGATTATGCGGATCAGGAAAAACCTATTATGTCAATGCACTAGCGATTTCTGCTATGCATAAAAACAAAACGGTTAGATATACAAGAGCATCATTGTTAATGAATGAAATCAAAAGAATTGAGCAGCTTAATGATGCAGATGCAACTTATAAAGAGTTCATAGAATTATCCACAGTTGATATCCTGATCATTGATGATTTTGGACTCATGCCTTTGGACTTTGATACCTGCAGAAGACTGTTTGAAATTCTTGACAGCCGAGAGGCTAGGAAAACCACTATCGTTGTATCACAGGTTCCGGTTAAAGGATGGTATGAATTATTTCAAAATGATACCTATGCAGATGCATGCTTAGATCGGTTAATAGCGAATGCTTTTAGATTAGAATTCAACGGCATTGATATGAGAAAATCATCTTAG
- the dprA gene encoding DNA-processing protein DprA: MNNDMRETLLYFSLKYVGDFRKIYRALEEKESVDTALFEQLKRGMKASYLTIVDEQYPARLKEIYDPPFVLYYYGDVSLLSRDRMFSVVGSRHPNAYGAKMAKLYTHVLVENGYGIVSGMAYGIDSMAHNEAMHSGGVTIAVLGSGIDEVYPAAHRSLYQQLMRTQLVISEYPGMTKPQKVYFKNRNRLITGLGDQLLVVQAQLKSGTMVSVGHALEQGKDVYAIPGRVNEDPPGTNYLISQGAICASSCDILLDE; the protein is encoded by the coding sequence ATGAATAATGATATGCGTGAGACTTTATTATACTTTTCATTAAAGTATGTTGGTGATTTTCGGAAGATTTATCGCGCTTTAGAAGAAAAAGAAAGTGTTGATACGGCTTTGTTCGAGCAGTTAAAAAGAGGAATGAAGGCCTCTTATCTGACAATTGTGGATGAGCAGTATCCAGCGCGCTTAAAAGAAATTTATGATCCGCCATTTGTCCTCTATTATTATGGTGATGTATCATTGCTTTCTCGCGATCGTATGTTTTCCGTTGTGGGCAGCCGGCATCCTAATGCTTATGGCGCGAAAATGGCAAAACTGTACACTCACGTTTTGGTGGAAAATGGTTATGGCATTGTCTCGGGAATGGCTTATGGGATTGACAGTATGGCCCATAATGAGGCGATGCATAGCGGCGGGGTGACGATTGCCGTCCTTGGCAGTGGGATTGATGAAGTGTATCCGGCGGCGCATCGTTCACTTTATCAGCAGTTAATGCGCACACAGTTAGTTATTTCCGAATATCCGGGAATGACGAAACCGCAGAAAGTGTATTTTAAAAATCGTAATCGCCTCATTACTGGTTTAGGTGATCAGCTGTTAGTCGTGCAGGCACAGTTAAAAAGCGGTACAATGGTGAGTGTTGGTCATGCTTTAGAACAAGGAAAAGATGTCTATGCCATTCCGGGACGGGTGAATGAAGATCCGCCAGGTACGAATTATCTGATTTCGCAGGGAGCGATCTGTGCTTCATCATGTGATATTCTGCTTGATGAATGA
- the topA gene encoding type I DNA topoisomerase, with amino-acid sequence MKHLVIVESPSKSKTIGKYLGKDYIVTSSKGHIRDLSKSGKDGLGIDQDNDYAPKYSIPRDKRETVKELKEYVKKADDVYLATDPDREGEAISWHLAQVLGIDMDQDNRIVFHEITKNAVTQALEHPRKIDQNLVKSQETRRVLDRIIGFKLSKLLQRKIKSKSAGRVQSVALRLICEKEDEINAFVPEEYWKIKASFIKDQIPFEADLTKYKTKKLEIHNGEEATKAFEALGKDFTVEKLTKSVKKKNSKAPFITSTLQQEASSKLGFKAKRTMSIAQRLYEGVDLGQETVGLITYMRTDSIRLAPEFINETKKYIEEKYGKDYVGRAKVAKKTENVQDAHEAIRPTSILRTPESIKEHLTAEQYKLYAMIYARAIASLMTPATMDATSVVLDNNGYKFNASGSVMKFDGYLRAYSAYEKSNNELLPPLEEGEILNAEKVDKSQHFTKPPARYSEAKLIKELEELGIGRPSTYATIIDTIVSRGYVELENKAFKPTESGILTNSKLVEFFDSIINVEYTAKMENELDEIAQGNDTYVNAISHFEEKFEPLLETAYEKMPKIEPQKTGEKCPQCGGDLVIRKGRYGEFVACSNYPECKYIKADPNNKIGQESGDICPNCGAPMVYKRGRFGDFIACSNYPECKTILKDKNDKTNQETGETCPKCGSPMVYKKGRFGPFEACSNYPKCKYIKPKPKKKKVKEEETKEA; translated from the coding sequence ATGAAACATTTGGTTATTGTCGAATCACCATCTAAATCAAAAACAATTGGGAAATATCTAGGCAAAGATTATATTGTGACATCATCGAAGGGTCATATCCGCGATTTATCAAAGAGCGGCAAAGATGGCTTAGGAATTGATCAGGACAATGATTATGCGCCAAAATATTCCATCCCTCGCGATAAAAGAGAGACTGTTAAAGAATTAAAAGAGTATGTCAAAAAAGCGGACGATGTCTATCTGGCAACCGACCCGGACCGTGAAGGAGAAGCTATTTCGTGGCATTTAGCACAGGTTTTAGGGATCGATATGGATCAGGACAATCGTATCGTTTTTCACGAAATTACGAAAAATGCCGTGACACAGGCGTTGGAACATCCCCGTAAGATTGATCAGAACTTAGTCAAGTCCCAGGAGACGAGACGAGTTCTCGACCGTATTATCGGGTTTAAATTATCGAAATTATTACAGCGTAAGATTAAATCAAAATCAGCTGGCCGTGTACAGTCAGTCGCATTAAGACTGATTTGCGAAAAGGAAGATGAAATCAATGCTTTTGTACCAGAAGAATACTGGAAGATTAAGGCATCCTTTATTAAAGATCAGATTCCTTTTGAAGCTGATTTAACGAAGTATAAAACAAAGAAGTTAGAAATCCATAATGGTGAAGAAGCAACGAAAGCGTTCGAAGCCTTAGGGAAAGACTTCACCGTTGAAAAATTGACCAAGAGTGTCAAAAAGAAGAATTCAAAAGCACCGTTTATTACTTCGACGCTCCAGCAGGAAGCTTCTTCGAAATTAGGCTTCAAAGCGAAACGCACGATGAGTATTGCTCAGCGTCTCTATGAAGGGGTCGATTTAGGTCAGGAAACTGTGGGTTTAATTACCTACATGAGAACCGATTCCATTCGTTTAGCGCCTGAATTTATTAATGAAACGAAGAAATATATCGAAGAAAAATATGGGAAAGATTATGTCGGAAGAGCAAAAGTTGCGAAAAAGACAGAAAATGTGCAGGATGCCCATGAAGCGATTCGTCCAACTTCTATCTTAAGAACACCTGAATCAATCAAAGAACATTTGACTGCGGAACAGTATAAATTGTACGCGATGATTTATGCACGGGCGATTGCTTCATTAATGACGCCGGCAACGATGGATGCCACTTCTGTTGTCTTAGACAATAATGGCTATAAATTCAATGCTTCCGGCAGCGTGATGAAATTTGATGGGTATTTAAGAGCGTATAGCGCTTATGAAAAATCAAATAATGAACTCTTACCGCCGCTTGAAGAAGGCGAAATCTTGAATGCGGAAAAAGTTGATAAATCCCAGCACTTTACGAAACCGCCAGCGCGCTATTCCGAAGCGAAGCTGATTAAGGAACTTGAAGAATTAGGTATTGGCCGTCCATCAACCTATGCGACGATCATTGATACGATTGTCAGCCGCGGGTATGTGGAACTCGAAAACAAAGCCTTTAAACCAACGGAATCAGGGATATTAACGAATTCAAAATTGGTTGAATTCTTTGATTCTATTATTAATGTCGAATATACGGCAAAAATGGAAAACGAACTTGATGAAATTGCTCAGGGCAATGATACTTATGTCAATGCGATTTCCCATTTCGAAGAAAAATTTGAACCATTGCTGGAAACGGCCTATGAGAAAATGCCAAAGATCGAACCTCAGAAAACTGGTGAAAAGTGTCCGCAGTGTGGCGGTGATCTGGTTATTCGTAAAGGGCGCTATGGCGAGTTTGTAGCTTGTTCAAATTATCCGGAATGTAAATATATTAAAGCTGATCCTAATAATAAAATCGGTCAGGAGAGCGGTGATATCTGTCCGAACTGCGGTGCGCCAATGGTTTACAAACGCGGGCGCTTTGGTGATTTTATCGCTTGTTCAAACTATCCGGAATGTAAGACCATCCTGAAGGATAAAAATGATAAAACAAATCAGGAAACGGGTGAAACTTGTCCAAAGTGCGGCTCACCGATGGTTTACAAGAAGGGACGTTTTGGACCATTTGAAGCATGTTCAAATTATCCAAAATGTAAATACATCAAACCGAAACCTAAAAAGAAAAAGGTTAAGGAAGAAGAGACAAAAGAAGCATAA
- the trmFO gene encoding methylenetetrahydrofolate--tRNA-(uracil(54)-C(5))-methyltransferase (FADH(2)-oxidizing) TrmFO, translated as MENYVNVIGAGLAGCEAVHQLVKAGIPVHLYEMRPVKSTDAHKTEYFAELVCSNSLRADGLKNAVGVLKQEMTMNDSLIIKIAREHAVPAGGSLAVDRYGFAKAVTEAITNHPLVTVIHEEVTQIPEGPTIIASGPLTSNALSQAIGEYLGQKEYFYFYDAAAPIVTKDSINFDIAYYKSRYDKGDAEYINCPMDEAQFDAFYDALMNAECVVPHDYEEKFFEGCMPFEEMARRGKQTLLFGPMKPVGLEKDNGPRSHAVVQLRQDNAIGSLYNIVGFQTHLKWGEQKKIIHMIPGLENAEIVRYGVMHRNCFLNSPLFLRPTYQYKDRDDLFFAGQMTGVEGYVESAQSGLTAGLNMARLMQGKTPLVFPNETVMGALAHYITHASKADFQPMKANFGILPDLAQRVKKKEKKEAYAKRAIASMESFLNENA; from the coding sequence ATGGAAAATTATGTCAATGTCATTGGCGCCGGATTAGCCGGCTGTGAAGCGGTCCACCAGTTAGTAAAAGCAGGCATTCCTGTCCATCTTTACGAAATGCGTCCGGTGAAATCAACTGATGCCCATAAAACTGAATATTTTGCGGAATTGGTTTGTTCCAATTCGTTACGTGCTGATGGTCTGAAAAATGCCGTTGGGGTGTTAAAACAGGAAATGACGATGAATGATTCCCTGATTATTAAGATTGCCCGTGAACATGCAGTGCCTGCTGGCGGCTCGCTAGCGGTTGATCGCTATGGCTTTGCGAAAGCCGTTACCGAGGCTATTACGAATCATCCTTTAGTGACGGTTATTCATGAAGAAGTGACTCAAATTCCTGAAGGGCCAACGATTATTGCCAGCGGCCCTTTGACAAGTAATGCATTATCCCAGGCTATTGGGGAATATTTAGGACAAAAAGAATATTTCTATTTCTATGACGCGGCAGCGCCTATTGTTACCAAAGATTCTATTAATTTCGATATTGCTTATTATAAATCCCGTTATGATAAAGGAGATGCGGAATATATTAACTGCCCGATGGATGAAGCGCAGTTTGATGCCTTCTATGATGCCTTAATGAACGCGGAATGCGTCGTGCCTCATGATTATGAAGAGAAGTTTTTTGAAGGCTGTATGCCATTTGAAGAAATGGCTCGGCGTGGTAAGCAGACGCTGTTATTTGGCCCGATGAAACCAGTTGGCTTAGAAAAAGATAACGGGCCGCGCAGCCATGCGGTGGTGCAGTTACGTCAGGATAATGCCATTGGCAGTCTTTACAATATTGTGGGGTTCCAGACACATTTAAAATGGGGCGAACAAAAGAAGATTATTCACATGATTCCTGGTTTAGAAAATGCGGAAATTGTCCGTTATGGTGTGATGCATCGTAACTGTTTCCTGAATTCCCCATTGTTCTTACGACCAACTTATCAGTATAAAGACCGTGATGATTTATTCTTTGCTGGTCAGATGACGGGGGTTGAAGGATATGTGGAATCAGCGCAGTCCGGCTTAACTGCTGGTCTCAATATGGCAAGACTGATGCAGGGGAAAACGCCGCTGGTCTTCCCCAATGAGACAGTGATGGGAGCCTTAGCTCATTATATTACCCATGCCTCAAAAGCAGACTTCCAGCCGATGAAAGCCAATTTTGGTATTTTGCCTGATTTAGCGCAGCGCGTGAAGAAAAAGGAAAAGAAGGAAGCGTATGCGAAGCGCGCCATTGCGAGTATGGAGTCTTTCTTAAATGAAAACGCCTAA
- the xerC gene encoding tyrosine recombinase XerC produces MKTPKDRFLDYLHFEKRYSDLTITSYRHDLTDFEGYLKQEGITSLLDIDDLAARGYVMSLSSQKLSHTTINRRLSSLRSFYKYLERQKMVKGNPFELITSLKESKRHPDFLYEEEMLALLDSIETDTLLGVRNKAMIELMYASGLRVSEVVHLRIEDVHLDDQFLRIMGKGQKERDVPFHDYAKAWLVKYLEEARIELMASYHQDHHYVFVNSRGGMLSSRGVEKILNKVMAHYDPLRKIHPHTIRHSFATHLLNAGMDLRVVQELLGHAHLSTTQVYTHVTKEKLKEVYDQACPRKVLEKMKK; encoded by the coding sequence ATGAAAACGCCTAAGGATCGTTTTCTTGATTATCTGCACTTTGAAAAGCGTTATAGTGATCTGACGATCACCTCTTATCGTCATGATCTTACGGATTTTGAAGGGTACCTTAAACAGGAAGGTATCACTTCCCTTTTGGATATTGATGATTTGGCAGCGCGTGGTTATGTGATGTCTTTAAGCAGTCAAAAACTGTCGCATACCACAATTAATCGTCGTTTATCGTCATTGCGCTCTTTTTATAAATATTTAGAACGTCAGAAAATGGTAAAGGGGAATCCTTTTGAACTGATTACTTCGTTAAAAGAAAGTAAACGTCATCCCGATTTCCTATATGAGGAAGAAATGCTTGCCTTGCTTGACTCGATTGAGACAGACACTTTGTTAGGCGTGCGTAATAAAGCGATGATCGAATTAATGTATGCATCGGGATTACGTGTGTCAGAAGTCGTGCATTTACGTATCGAGGATGTCCATCTTGATGATCAATTTTTGCGTATCATGGGGAAAGGGCAGAAAGAACGTGATGTGCCTTTCCATGATTATGCGAAGGCGTGGTTAGTGAAGTATTTAGAAGAAGCCCGGATAGAGCTCATGGCTTCGTATCATCAGGATCACCATTATGTCTTTGTCAATAGCCGGGGAGGGATGCTTAGCAGTCGCGGAGTGGAAAAGATTTTAAATAAAGTAATGGCCCATTATGATCCGCTGCGTAAAATTCATCCGCATACCATTCGTCACTCATTTGCGACGCATTTATTAAATGCTGGAATGGATTTGCGGGTTGTGCAGGAATTGTTAGGGCATGCGCATCTTTCTACCACCCAGGTTTATACGCATGTGACAAAAGAAAAACTAAAAGAGGTTTATGATCAGGCGTGTCCAAGAAAAGTGCTTGAAAAGATGAAAAAGTGA
- the rplU gene encoding 50S ribosomal protein L21 produces MYAIIETGGKQLKVEAGDTIFVEKLDVEAGETYTFDKVLLVGDDTVKIGNPYVAGATVTATVEKQGKEKKVTIFKYEPKKHYHKKQGHRQPYTKLTVKEILA; encoded by the coding sequence ATGTACGCAATTATTGAAACTGGTGGAAAACAGTTAAAAGTTGAAGCTGGAGACACGATCTTTGTAGAAAAGTTAGATGTTGAAGCTGGCGAAACTTACACATTTGATAAGGTATTATTAGTTGGTGATGACACTGTTAAGATTGGTAACCCATACGTTGCAGGCGCAACTGTTACAGCAACTGTTGAAAAACAGGGTAAAGAAAAGAAGGTTACAATCTTCAAGTATGAACCAAAGAAACATTATCATAAAAAACAGGGTCATAGACAGCCTTACACTAAGTTAACAGTTAAAGAAATCTTAGCTTAA
- a CDS encoding ribosomal-processing cysteine protease Prp, whose product MIKVHITRHQGIVQEITISGHANSGEYGKDLVCAGVSSVTTGVCNTLANHNFLDIGTIVYKEGYVSITSKNMTSEHQLILETLITTLENIEENYGTYIRIINQEA is encoded by the coding sequence ATGATAAAAGTTCACATTACCAGACATCAAGGGATTGTGCAGGAGATCACTATCAGTGGTCATGCCAATTCCGGAGAGTATGGTAAGGATCTTGTTTGTGCCGGTGTCAGCAGTGTGACGACAGGGGTATGCAATACCCTGGCAAATCACAACTTTCTCGACATAGGGACAATCGTATACAAAGAAGGATACGTTTCCATTACTTCAAAAAATATGACGAGTGAACATCAATTGATACTAGAGACTTTGATCACTACTCTTGAAAATATTGAAGAAAACTATGGAACGTACATAAGAATTATAAATCAGGAGGCATAA
- the rpmA gene encoding 50S ribosomal protein L27 — MMFKLDLQLFASKKGVSSTKNGRDSESKRLGAKLSDGQKCTAGSIIYRQRGTKILPGVNVGKGGDDTLFAKVDGVVKYERVGRDKKQVSVYPAA; from the coding sequence ATGATGTTCAAATTAGATTTACAGTTATTCGCTTCTAAGAAGGGTGTTAGTTCGACAAAGAACGGCCGTGATTCTGAATCTAAACGTTTAGGCGCTAAGTTATCAGACGGTCAGAAATGTACTGCAGGTTCTATCATCTACAGACAGAGAGGAACTAAGATCTTACCAGGTGTAAACGTTGGTAAAGGCGGAGACGACACTTTATTCGCTAAAGTTGATGGTGTTGTTAAATACGAAAGAGTTGGCAGAGATAAAAAACAGGTTTCTGTTTATCCAGCAGCTTAA